From the genome of Mycobacterium dioxanotrophicus, one region includes:
- a CDS encoding acyl-CoA dehydrogenase family protein, with amino-acid sequence MDFQLTEEQTLLAETTRDVLSGYDTEKRNKAIDTDPGYSPQVWAQLAEIGVLGLGFEEDAGGPLEIMVVQAEIGRRLAPEPVLHAALVPGSIIAEAGTDAQRQLLDEVAAGQRLLAFAHAEPGMRSSGTVATTAVRQGDSWALTGRKNPVLAGDNADTLIVSAALPDGGTGLFLVDAAAVTRESYRTFDGQRGAQIDLADTPAEPLGDAVDAGATITRALIRASAGLCAEAVGAMEESLRLTTDYLKARKQFGVTLSKFQTLTQRAADMYVSLELARSMGLYASMSITDGDFDPVIAARTKLQIGRSGRHISQESIQLHGGIGITAEYPVGHYAARLTAIEHTLGSSQDQLHTLMGGLADYQIVTL; translated from the coding sequence ATGGACTTTCAGCTGACCGAAGAACAGACCCTGCTGGCCGAAACCACACGCGACGTGCTGTCGGGCTACGACACCGAGAAGCGCAACAAGGCCATCGACACCGATCCCGGCTACAGCCCGCAAGTGTGGGCCCAGCTCGCTGAGATCGGCGTTCTCGGACTGGGATTCGAGGAGGACGCCGGCGGCCCGCTGGAGATCATGGTGGTGCAGGCCGAGATCGGGCGCAGGCTGGCGCCCGAGCCGGTGCTGCACGCCGCGCTGGTGCCCGGGTCGATCATCGCCGAGGCCGGCACCGACGCCCAGCGGCAACTGCTCGACGAGGTCGCCGCCGGGCAGCGCCTGCTGGCCTTCGCCCATGCCGAGCCCGGCATGCGATCGTCCGGCACCGTCGCGACAACGGCTGTCCGACAAGGTGATTCGTGGGCGCTCACCGGCCGCAAGAACCCCGTGCTGGCCGGCGACAATGCCGACACCCTGATCGTCAGCGCGGCCCTGCCCGACGGGGGGACGGGGCTGTTCCTCGTCGACGCTGCCGCGGTCACCCGGGAGAGCTACCGCACGTTCGACGGGCAGCGGGGCGCCCAGATCGACCTGGCCGATACGCCCGCCGAGCCTCTCGGCGACGCGGTCGACGCCGGCGCCACCATCACCCGCGCCTTGATCCGCGCGTCGGCGGGGCTGTGCGCCGAGGCAGTCGGTGCCATGGAGGAGTCGCTGCGGCTGACCACCGATTACCTCAAGGCGCGCAAGCAGTTCGGCGTCACACTGAGCAAGTTCCAGACCCTGACCCAGCGCGCCGCCGACATGTACGTGTCGCTGGAGCTGGCCCGCAGCATGGGCCTCTATGCGTCGATGTCGATCACCGACGGCGACTTCGACCCTGTGATCGCGGCCCGCACCAAGCTGCAGATCGGCCGCTCGGGCAGGCACATCTCGCAGGAATCCATCCAGCTGCACGGCGGCATCGGCATCACCGCGGAGTACCCCGTCGGGCATTACGCGGCCCGGCTCACCGCGATCGAGCACACCCTCGGATCGTCGCAGGACCAGCTGCACACCCTGATGGGCGGGCTGGCCGACTACCAGATCGTCACGCTGTAG
- a CDS encoding DUF427 domain-containing protein — protein MAAKVSNLLAEHLNSLRYQPTAKRIRACMGGEPVADTCEAVLVWEPRRVLPTYAVPRTALTAGLVPAGAAGNDDEIPGFLDPSVPFTTHSCPGTTYDVIAGEETGAAAAYQPDDPDLDGYLILDFAAFEWREEDEPIVAHPRDPFHRIDVLRSSRHIRIELDGRLLAESDHPTLLFETLLPTRFYLPRQDVAVPLADSNTISFCAYKGRASYYSLPDGPADVAWSYHDPLQDAGPVRGLICFFDERVDVTLDDVPRERPVTPWSTR, from the coding sequence ATGGCCGCCAAGGTGTCCAACCTACTGGCAGAACATCTGAACTCGCTTCGCTATCAACCGACGGCGAAGCGAATCCGTGCCTGCATGGGCGGTGAACCGGTCGCCGACACCTGCGAGGCCGTGCTGGTGTGGGAACCGCGCCGGGTCCTGCCGACCTACGCGGTGCCCCGCACGGCACTCACTGCGGGGCTGGTTCCCGCCGGCGCCGCAGGCAACGACGATGAGATCCCCGGATTTCTCGACCCCTCCGTGCCGTTCACCACCCACAGTTGCCCGGGCACCACCTACGACGTCATCGCGGGTGAGGAAACCGGCGCTGCCGCTGCCTATCAGCCCGACGATCCGGACCTGGACGGGTACTTGATCCTCGACTTCGCCGCCTTCGAGTGGCGCGAGGAAGACGAACCGATCGTCGCCCACCCGCGCGACCCGTTCCACCGCATCGACGTCCTGCGCAGCAGCCGGCACATCCGCATCGAACTCGACGGCCGCTTACTGGCCGAATCCGACCATCCCACATTGCTTTTCGAGACACTGCTGCCGACACGCTTCTACCTTCCCCGCCAGGACGTGGCGGTGCCGCTCGCCGACAGCAACACGATCAGCTTCTGCGCGTACAAGGGCCGGGCAAGCTACTACTCACTACCGGACGGTCCTGCCGATGTGGCGTGGAGCTACCACGACCCGTTGCAGGACGCCGGCCCCGTGCGAGGGCTGATCTGCTTTTTCGACGAACGAGTCGACGTCACACTCGACGACGTGCCGCGTGAACGCCCGGTGACCCCGTGGAGTACCCGCTGA
- a CDS encoding maltokinase N-terminal cap-like domain-containing protein: MDIPFDAWLPRQRWYAGRGRTLSAAKPVLTVPLRDDLYLVLLDATYIDGTVERYQVIMGVGQHPGHAGAAISSYDGRTAYDGLFDADAARYLLQLIDDATTVGPVEFAKEPGARLPLDAPPRVSTAEQSNTSVVFGRDAMLKVFRRVTAGVHPDIELNRALARAGNEHVARLLGSIETRWGGEPCALGVVSEFAADSVEGWHMATTGDSDFTDESRLLGAAVASVHTCLADVLGTDSVQFPVDVMVDRLTTATQAVPELYDYAPRIKQRYRDLSGRQITVQRVHGDLHLGQVLRTPQRWLLIDFEGEPGKPLPQRRRPDSAVRDVAGMMRSFDYAAYQRPGVAAQAWADRNVAAFCDGYAAESGADPRDSADLLAAYELDKAVYEAAYEARHRPDWLSIPMGSIDRLLR; encoded by the coding sequence CTGGACATCCCGTTCGACGCGTGGCTACCGCGGCAGCGGTGGTACGCGGGTCGCGGCCGCACGCTCAGTGCCGCCAAACCGGTGCTCACCGTCCCCTTGCGGGACGACTTGTACCTGGTGCTGTTGGACGCGACGTACATCGACGGCACCGTGGAGCGCTACCAGGTGATCATGGGCGTCGGCCAGCATCCGGGTCATGCCGGCGCCGCCATCAGTTCCTACGACGGTCGGACCGCGTACGACGGCTTGTTCGACGCGGATGCGGCACGCTATCTGCTGCAGCTCATCGATGACGCGACGACGGTCGGGCCGGTGGAATTCGCGAAGGAACCCGGAGCGCGGCTCCCGTTGGATGCCCCGCCACGGGTCTCGACGGCCGAACAGAGCAACACCAGTGTGGTGTTCGGGCGCGACGCGATGCTCAAGGTGTTCCGCAGGGTCACCGCAGGTGTGCATCCCGACATCGAACTCAACCGGGCGCTGGCGCGGGCGGGCAACGAACATGTCGCGCGGCTGCTGGGCTCGATCGAAACCCGGTGGGGCGGCGAGCCGTGCGCGCTGGGCGTGGTGTCGGAGTTCGCCGCCGATTCCGTCGAGGGCTGGCATATGGCCACCACCGGCGACTCGGACTTCACCGACGAATCCCGCCTGCTCGGTGCGGCCGTGGCCTCCGTGCACACGTGCCTGGCCGACGTGCTCGGCACGGACAGTGTCCAGTTCCCGGTCGACGTGATGGTGGACCGGCTGACGACGGCCACGCAAGCAGTGCCCGAGCTCTACGACTACGCCCCGCGTATCAAGCAGCGCTACCGGGACCTGTCCGGTCGGCAGATCACGGTGCAGCGCGTGCACGGCGATCTGCACCTCGGCCAGGTGCTGCGCACCCCGCAGCGCTGGCTGCTCATCGATTTCGAAGGTGAGCCGGGAAAACCGTTGCCGCAGAGGCGTCGTCCCGACTCCGCCGTGCGTGACGTCGCAGGCATGATGCGGTCGTTCGATTACGCCGCCTATCAACGGCCCGGAGTTGCCGCCCAAGCCTGGGCGGACCGTAACGTGGCGGCGTTCTGCGACGGGTACGCCGCTGAATCCGGAGCTGATCCACGCGATTCCGCGGATCTGCTGGCCGCCTACGAGTTGGACAAGGCGGTGTACGAGGCGGCCTACGAGGCCAGGCACCGGCCGGATTGGTTGTCCATCCCGATGGGATCGATCGACCGGCTCCTGCGCTGA
- a CDS encoding isochorismatase family protein has protein sequence MRALIVVDVQNDFCEGGSLAVAGGATVARAITELLAGDHGYDHVVATKDFHIDPGEHFSEHPDYQNSWPRHCVAETPGAAFHPEFDASAVEAVFTKGHYSAAYSGFEGADDSGTTLTDWLRGHDVDAVDVVGIATDYCVAATAADAAKAGLRTRVLTGLTAGVAPQSTAAAIAELRSAGVEVS, from the coding sequence ATGCGCGCACTCATCGTCGTCGACGTCCAGAACGACTTCTGTGAAGGCGGTTCGCTGGCGGTGGCCGGCGGAGCAACCGTCGCTCGGGCGATCACCGAACTGCTCGCAGGCGACCATGGCTACGACCACGTCGTGGCCACCAAGGACTTCCACATCGACCCCGGTGAGCACTTCTCCGAGCACCCCGACTATCAGAACTCGTGGCCGCGGCACTGTGTGGCGGAGACGCCGGGCGCCGCGTTTCACCCCGAGTTCGACGCGAGTGCGGTGGAGGCCGTGTTCACAAAGGGGCACTACTCGGCCGCCTACAGCGGTTTCGAGGGCGCCGACGATTCCGGTACGACGTTGACGGACTGGCTGCGCGGCCACGATGTGGATGCCGTCGACGTGGTGGGCATCGCGACCGATTACTGTGTGGCGGCCACAGCAGCCGACGCGGCCAAAGCCGGTCTGCGGACCCGCGTGCTCACCGGGCTCACCGCCGGAGTCGCCCCGCAGAGCACCGCCGCGGCGATCGCCGAATTGCGTTCGGCGGGCGTCGAAGTCAGTTAG
- a CDS encoding acyl-CoA dehydrogenase family protein, producing MQLALTPEEAAFRDELRTFYTTQIPAEIRERNRLGKPLGKDGIVTAHKILNDHGLAVPNWPVEWGGKDWTPTQHQIWLDEMQLASVPEPLTFNARMVGPVIAEFGSQAIKERFLPPTAALDIWWCQGFSEPEAGSDLASLRTTAVRDGDSYVVNGQKTWTTLGQYADWIFCLVRTDPQAPKKQAGISFLLIDMNTPGITLRPIKLVDGSFEVNEVFFEDVRVPADQLVGEENQGWTYAKFLLGNERTGIAQVARTKVRLAEAKERAAANGLLSDPLFAARLAEAENDVLALELTQMRVTSDSADGKPNPASSVLKLRGSQLQQTATELLVEVAGVDALPYEAGDTIASPEWAQEAAPHYLNYRKTSIYGGSNEVQRTIIASTILGL from the coding sequence ATGCAACTGGCGCTCACACCGGAGGAAGCTGCGTTCCGCGACGAACTGCGCACCTTCTACACCACCCAGATTCCCGCCGAGATTCGTGAACGCAACCGGCTGGGTAAGCCACTCGGCAAGGACGGCATCGTCACCGCGCACAAGATCCTCAACGATCACGGCTTGGCGGTCCCCAACTGGCCTGTCGAGTGGGGCGGCAAGGACTGGACGCCCACTCAGCACCAGATCTGGCTCGACGAGATGCAGCTGGCCAGCGTGCCGGAGCCGTTGACGTTCAACGCCCGGATGGTCGGCCCGGTGATCGCCGAGTTCGGCTCCCAGGCCATCAAGGAACGCTTCCTGCCGCCGACCGCGGCGCTCGACATCTGGTGGTGCCAGGGCTTCTCCGAGCCCGAGGCCGGCTCCGACCTGGCCTCGCTGCGCACCACCGCGGTGCGTGACGGGGACAGCTACGTGGTCAACGGCCAGAAGACCTGGACCACGCTGGGCCAGTACGCCGACTGGATCTTCTGCCTGGTCCGCACCGACCCGCAGGCACCCAAGAAGCAGGCGGGCATCTCGTTCCTGCTCATCGACATGAACACGCCGGGTATCACGCTGCGTCCCATCAAGCTCGTCGACGGCAGCTTCGAGGTCAACGAGGTGTTCTTCGAGGACGTCCGGGTGCCCGCCGATCAGCTTGTCGGCGAAGAGAACCAGGGTTGGACCTACGCGAAGTTCCTGCTCGGCAACGAGCGCACCGGCATCGCGCAGGTGGCCCGCACCAAGGTGCGACTGGCCGAGGCCAAGGAGCGGGCCGCCGCCAACGGTCTGCTGTCGGACCCTTTGTTCGCCGCACGCTTGGCTGAGGCCGAGAACGACGTGCTGGCACTGGAACTCACCCAGATGCGGGTCACGTCCGACTCCGCCGACGGCAAACCCAACCCGGCGTCGTCGGTTCTGAAGCTGCGCGGCAGCCAGCTGCAGCAGACCGCCACAGAACTTCTGGTCGAGGTCGCAGGCGTCGACGCGTTGCCGTACGAGGCAGGCGACACCATCGCATCGCCCGAGTGGGCCCAAGAGGCCGCACCGCACTACCTGAACTACCGCAAAACCTCGATCTACGGCGGCAGCAACGAGGTTCAGCGCACCATCATCGCGTCCACCATTCTCGGATTGTGA
- the glgX gene encoding glycogen debranching protein GlgX — translation MNPAERTTEPELEIWRGKAYPLGATYDGSGTNFALFSEVAERVELCLFDADGTETARLTLPEVDGFIWHGFVPNIEPGQRYGYRVTGPYDPSAGHRCNPNKLLLDPYAKAIDGTFDWNQSLFGYTFGDEDSRNDDDSAASMPKSVVINPYFDWGVDRPPNHEYADSVIYEAHVKGLTETHPDIPEQIRGTYSAVAHPVIIEHLKSLGVTAIELMPVHHFANDSTLIEKGLSNYWGYNTIGFFAPDHKYSSSPNPGGQVQEFKAMVRALHEADIEVILDVVYNHTAEGNHLGPTVSMRGIDNAAYYRLVDDDKRYYMDYTGTGNSLNVGHPHSLQLIMDSLRYWVTEMHVDGFRFDLASTLAREFYDVDKLSTFFELVQQDPTVSQVKLIAEPWDVGPGGYQVGNFPPQWTEWNGKYRDTVRDFWRGEPATLDEFAYRLTGSADLYEHTARRPVASINFVIAHDGFTLRDLVSYNEKHNEANGEGNNDGESHNRSWNCGVEGPTDDPDILALRARQERNFLTTLLLSQGVPMICHGDELGRTQGGNNNGYCQDNEITWIDWATADSELMEFTRTVSALRAAHPVFRRRRFFDGRPVRQPGAPSAPDIAWLAPDGSDMTAEDWETGYAKSVAVYLNGHGIPDLDVRGQQVVDDSFLLCFNAHYEPIEFVLPPKDFAAQWTPVISTAANLDDTPLKAGAKVSVESRAVLVLRAEKD, via the coding sequence GTGAATCCAGCCGAGCGAACCACGGAACCCGAACTCGAAATCTGGCGGGGTAAGGCTTACCCCCTTGGCGCCACCTACGACGGCTCGGGCACCAATTTCGCGCTGTTCAGCGAGGTTGCCGAGCGTGTGGAGCTGTGCCTGTTCGACGCCGACGGCACGGAGACGGCGCGCCTCACGCTGCCCGAGGTCGACGGCTTCATCTGGCACGGGTTCGTCCCCAACATCGAGCCGGGTCAGCGCTACGGCTATCGCGTGACCGGTCCGTACGATCCGTCGGCCGGGCACCGGTGCAACCCCAACAAGCTGCTGCTCGACCCCTATGCCAAGGCCATCGACGGCACGTTCGACTGGAACCAGTCGCTGTTCGGCTACACCTTTGGCGACGAGGACAGCCGCAACGACGACGACTCGGCGGCCAGCATGCCGAAGTCGGTGGTGATCAACCCGTATTTCGACTGGGGCGTCGACCGGCCGCCGAATCACGAGTACGCCGATTCGGTCATCTATGAGGCCCACGTCAAGGGGCTCACCGAGACGCATCCGGACATCCCCGAGCAGATCCGGGGCACGTACTCGGCCGTAGCGCATCCGGTGATCATCGAGCACCTGAAGTCGCTGGGCGTCACGGCGATCGAGTTGATGCCGGTGCACCACTTTGCCAACGACTCGACTCTCATCGAGAAGGGCCTGTCGAACTACTGGGGCTACAACACCATCGGGTTCTTCGCGCCGGACCACAAGTACTCGTCCAGCCCGAATCCGGGCGGGCAGGTGCAGGAGTTCAAGGCCATGGTGCGCGCGCTGCATGAGGCCGACATCGAAGTCATCCTCGACGTGGTCTACAACCACACCGCCGAGGGCAACCACCTGGGCCCCACGGTGTCCATGCGCGGCATCGACAACGCGGCCTACTACCGGCTCGTCGACGACGACAAGCGTTACTACATGGACTACACCGGAACCGGCAACAGCCTCAACGTCGGTCATCCGCATTCGCTGCAGCTGATCATGGACTCGCTGCGGTACTGGGTCACCGAGATGCACGTCGACGGGTTCCGCTTCGACCTGGCCTCGACACTGGCCCGGGAGTTCTACGACGTCGACAAGCTGTCGACGTTCTTCGAACTGGTGCAACAGGATCCGACCGTCAGCCAGGTCAAGCTGATCGCCGAGCCGTGGGACGTCGGGCCCGGCGGGTACCAGGTGGGCAACTTCCCGCCCCAGTGGACCGAGTGGAACGGCAAGTACCGCGACACCGTGCGCGACTTCTGGCGCGGTGAGCCCGCCACGCTCGACGAGTTCGCCTACCGGCTGACCGGGTCCGCGGACCTGTACGAGCACACCGCGCGCCGCCCTGTCGCCTCGATCAACTTCGTCATCGCGCATGACGGCTTCACGCTGCGGGATCTGGTGTCCTACAACGAGAAACACAACGAGGCCAACGGCGAGGGCAACAACGACGGCGAGAGCCACAACCGGTCGTGGAACTGCGGCGTCGAGGGACCTACCGACGACCCGGACATTCTCGCGCTGCGGGCCCGCCAGGAACGCAACTTCCTCACTACATTGCTTCTGTCCCAAGGCGTTCCGATGATCTGCCACGGCGACGAACTCGGCCGCACCCAGGGCGGGAACAACAACGGATACTGCCAGGACAACGAGATCACCTGGATCGACTGGGCCACAGCCGATTCGGAGTTGATGGAGTTCACCCGCACGGTGTCGGCACTACGGGCCGCCCACCCGGTGTTCCGGCGGCGACGCTTTTTCGACGGGCGGCCGGTGCGCCAGCCCGGCGCTCCCAGCGCACCCGACATCGCCTGGCTCGCACCCGACGGCTCCGATATGACGGCCGAGGACTGGGAAACCGGCTACGCCAAGTCGGTGGCCGTCTACCTGAACGGGCACGGCATCCCGGATCTGGACGTGCGCGGTCAGCAGGTGGTCGACGACTCGTTCCTGCTGTGTTTCAACGCCCACTACGAACCGATCGAGTTCGTGTTGCCGCCGAAGGACTTCGCGGCGCAGTGGACGCCGGTGATCAGCACCGCCGCAAACCTCGACGACACGCCTCTGAAGGCCGGAGCGAAGGTGAGCGTGGAATCCCGGGCGGTTTTGGTGTTGCGCGCCGAAAAGGATTGA
- a CDS encoding enoyl-CoA hydratase/isomerase family protein, which produces MLTGSELPKYRTLRVVVDRGVVTVTLHRPAHRNAFGDGMREELADAYTWCDRDDTVRVIVLTGEPPAFCAGADLTAGEDTFTAPGPDFSAAGVAVPAWTLAKPVIAAVNGHAVGLGLTLALQCDIRIFAADARYGVVQARRGMIGDAYSHWILPRLAGISNAAEILLTGSTFDGHRAVELGLGSRVLPADQVLPAALELAHDIATNTAPMAVAASKRLLWDSLELDRTAVGARETEIHLRLMAHDDAREGVRAHVERRDPRWTGLPQDPTN; this is translated from the coding sequence GTGCTTACCGGCTCTGAGCTGCCGAAATACCGCACGCTGCGGGTTGTGGTTGACCGTGGCGTCGTGACCGTCACATTGCACCGTCCGGCGCATCGCAACGCTTTCGGCGACGGTATGCGCGAGGAACTGGCCGACGCGTACACGTGGTGCGACCGTGATGACACCGTCCGCGTGATCGTGCTCACCGGCGAGCCGCCGGCGTTCTGCGCGGGTGCGGATCTCACGGCGGGCGAGGACACGTTCACCGCGCCGGGACCGGACTTCAGCGCGGCCGGGGTCGCGGTGCCGGCGTGGACGCTGGCCAAGCCGGTGATCGCCGCGGTCAACGGACACGCCGTGGGGCTGGGCCTGACGTTGGCGCTGCAGTGCGATATCCGCATCTTCGCCGCCGACGCGCGCTACGGCGTCGTGCAGGCCCGGCGCGGCATGATCGGCGACGCGTACTCGCACTGGATCCTGCCCCGGTTGGCCGGCATCTCCAACGCGGCCGAAATCCTGTTGACAGGAAGCACTTTCGATGGCCACCGGGCCGTCGAGCTCGGGCTGGGCAGCCGGGTGCTGCCCGCCGACCAGGTGCTGCCCGCCGCGCTCGAACTCGCTCATGACATCGCGACCAACACCGCACCGATGGCGGTGGCCGCCAGCAAGCGTCTGCTGTGGGATTCGCTCGAGCTGGACCGCACGGCGGTGGGCGCCCGGGAGACCGAGATCCATCTGCGGCTGATGGCCCACGACGATGCGCGCGAGGGCGTGCGGGCTCACGTCGAGCGTCGGGATCCGCGCTGGACGGGCTTGCCGCAGGATCCGACTAACTGA
- a CDS encoding ABC transporter permease: MAVRVGAFALVELQKLRYDRTELFTRLIQPALWLLIFGQTFSRLHVVNTGGVPYLTFLAPGIIAQSALFISIFYGIQIIWDRDAGILAKLMVTPTPASALVTGKAFAAGVRSVAQVVGVVVLAYLMGISMTANPLRILAAMAIVVLGAAFFACLSMTLAGLVRKRDRLMGIGQAITMPLFFASNALYPVDIMPGWLRALSTINPLSYEVNALRGLLIGTPTNWVVDVTVLIVAAVLGIAASSALLRRLVR, from the coding sequence ATGGCCGTGCGCGTCGGAGCATTCGCGCTCGTGGAGTTGCAGAAGCTGCGCTACGACCGCACCGAGTTGTTCACCCGCCTGATCCAGCCCGCGCTGTGGCTCCTGATCTTCGGGCAGACGTTCAGCCGGTTACACGTCGTGAACACCGGCGGCGTGCCCTATCTGACCTTCCTGGCGCCGGGCATCATCGCGCAGTCCGCCCTGTTCATCTCGATTTTCTACGGCATCCAGATCATCTGGGACCGCGACGCGGGCATCCTGGCCAAGCTCATGGTGACACCGACACCGGCCTCGGCGCTGGTGACCGGCAAGGCGTTCGCAGCCGGCGTGCGCTCGGTGGCGCAGGTGGTCGGCGTCGTGGTGCTCGCCTACCTGATGGGCATCTCGATGACGGCCAACCCGCTGCGGATCCTCGCCGCGATGGCCATCGTCGTGCTCGGCGCGGCGTTCTTCGCGTGCCTGTCGATGACCTTGGCCGGTCTCGTCCGCAAGCGCGACCGGTTGATGGGTATCGGCCAGGCCATCACCATGCCGTTGTTCTTCGCGTCCAATGCGCTCTATCCCGTCGACATCATGCCGGGCTGGCTGCGCGCACTGTCGACGATCAATCCGCTGAGCTACGAGGTCAACGCTCTGCGCGGGCTGCTGATCGGCACGCCGACCAACTGGGTCGTCGACGTCACGGTGCTGATCGTCGCCGCGGTGCTCGGTATCGCCGCCTCCTCGGCGCTGTTGCGCCGACTGGTGCGCTGA
- a CDS encoding ATP-binding cassette domain-containing protein — MTTNDLLAVDCRGLTHRYGQFTAVEEVSLQVRQGETLGLLGPNGAGKTTVVRVLTTLTPVQHGEVRIFGLDTRHHTMDIRHNIGYVPQQLSIEPALTGRQNVELFARLYDVPRVELRERVTLALEGMHLLDVADEPAGTYSGGMVRRLELAQALVNRPLLLILDEPTVGLDPIARDSVWEQVQRMQAEFGMTVLLTTHYMAEADALCDRVALMHHGRLQAVDTPAALKESVSGHGDGATLEDVFRHYAGSELGEDTRRSGIREVRSSRRTARRVS; from the coding sequence ATGACGACCAACGATCTGCTCGCCGTCGACTGCCGCGGCCTGACCCATCGCTACGGGCAGTTCACCGCGGTCGAGGAGGTGAGCCTGCAGGTGCGCCAGGGCGAGACCCTAGGCCTGCTCGGCCCCAACGGCGCGGGAAAGACCACCGTGGTGCGGGTGCTCACCACTCTGACCCCGGTCCAACACGGCGAGGTCCGAATCTTCGGACTCGATACCCGTCACCACACCATGGACATCCGCCACAACATCGGCTACGTGCCGCAACAGCTTTCGATCGAGCCCGCACTCACCGGCAGGCAGAACGTCGAGCTGTTCGCCCGGCTCTACGACGTACCGCGAGTCGAGCTGCGCGAGCGGGTCACCCTCGCACTGGAGGGCATGCACCTGCTCGACGTCGCCGACGAGCCGGCGGGCACCTATTCCGGCGGCATGGTGCGGCGCCTGGAGCTGGCGCAGGCATTGGTCAACCGGCCGCTGCTGCTGATCCTCGACGAACCGACTGTCGGGCTGGATCCCATTGCCCGCGACAGTGTCTGGGAACAGGTGCAGCGCATGCAGGCCGAATTCGGCATGACGGTACTGCTGACCACCCACTACATGGCCGAGGCCGACGCACTGTGCGACCGCGTCGCGTTGATGCACCACGGCCGGCTACAAGCCGTCGACACGCCGGCCGCTCTCAAGGAGTCGGTGTCCGGTCACGGTGACGGCGCGACGCTGGAAGACGTCTTCCGCCACTACGCGGGCTCCGAACTCGGCGAGGACACTCGACGTTCGGGTATCCGCGAGGTCCGCTCGAGCCGAAGGACGGCACGCCGTGTCAGTTGA
- a CDS encoding MarR family winged helix-turn-helix transcriptional regulator, with amino-acid sequence MVDAYGDLISDLFSVVGRFRRQLRRSTGGGFDAAGLTQSQAELVRLVGRRPGISVRESAAELSLVPNTASTLVSRLVNDGLLIRTVDDADRRVGRLALTESAQRVADESRAARRAALSAVLTKLEPGQIDALTKGLDVLSELTRLLHEDAELRDTPEAVKA; translated from the coding sequence GTGGTGGATGCGTACGGAGATCTGATCAGCGACCTGTTCAGTGTCGTCGGCCGATTTCGGCGGCAGCTCCGTCGATCCACCGGCGGCGGGTTCGATGCGGCGGGGCTGACGCAGTCCCAGGCCGAACTCGTACGCCTGGTGGGTCGGCGTCCCGGCATCTCGGTGCGCGAATCTGCCGCCGAACTCAGCCTGGTGCCCAACACCGCATCGACACTGGTGTCGCGGCTGGTCAACGACGGACTGCTGATCCGGACCGTCGATGACGCCGACCGCCGCGTCGGACGCCTGGCGCTCACGGAGTCGGCACAGCGGGTCGCCGATGAATCCCGGGCCGCCCGCCGTGCCGCGCTGTCGGCCGTGTTGACCAAGCTCGAACCCGGCCAAATTGACGCGTTGACAAAAGGATTGGACGTGCTCTCCGAATTGACCCGGCTGCTGCACGAGGATGCCGAGCTGCGAGACACCCCAGAGGCGGTGAAGGCATGA